The window tgggcaagttgttagagggaatcctgagggacaggatgtacatgtatttggaaaggcaaggactgattcgggatagtcaacatggctttgtgcgtgggaaataatatctcacaaacttgattgagttttttgaagaagtaacaaagatgagggcagaggggtggatgtgatctatgtggacttcagtaaggcgttccacaaggttccccacgggatactgattagcaaggttagatctcatggaatacagggagaactagccatttggatacagaactggctcaaaggtagaagacagagggtggtggtggagggttgtttttccaactggaggcctatgaccagtggagtgccacaaggatcggtgctgggccgtctactttttgtcatttacataaatgatttggatgtgagtataagaggtacagttagtaagtttgcagatgacaccaaaattggaggtgtcgtggNNNNNNNNNNNNNNNNNNNNNNNNNNNNNNNNNNNNNNNNNNNNNNNNNNNNNNNNNNNNNNNNNNNNNNNNNNNNNNNNNNNNNNNNNNNNNNNNNNNNNNNNNNNNNNNNNNNNNNNNNNNNNNNNNNNNNNNNNNNNNNNNNNNNNNNNNNNNNNNNNNNNNNNNNNNNNNNNNNNNNNNNNNNNNNNNNNNNNNNNNNNNNNNNNNNNNNNNNNNNNNNNNNNNNNNNNNNNNNNNNNNNNNNNNNNNNNNNNNNNNNNNNNNNNNNNNNNNNNNNNNNNNNNNNNNNNNNNNNNNNNNNNNNNNNNNNNNNNNNNNNNNNNNNNNNNNNNNNNNNNNNNNNNNNNNNNNNNNNNNNNNNNNNNNNNNNNNNNNNNNNNNNNNNNNNNNNNggttggggagtccagaactagagggcataggtttcgggtgagaggggaaagatataaaagagacctaaggggcaaatttttcacgcagagggtggtatgtgtatggaatgagctgccagaggatgtggtggaggctggtacaattgcaacatttaagaggcatttggatgggtatatgaataggaagggtttggagggatatgggccgggtgctggcaggtgggactagactgggttgggatatctggtcggcatggacaggttggaccgaaggatcagtttctatgctgtacatctctatgactgactgTCACTCCCCCTTGTATTACTCAATGACTGGCTGTTCCCCCCGCCCCCATTACTCACTGACTGTCAGGCCTCCCTGAATTACTGACTgactgttcctgaagaagggcttatgcccgaaacatcgattctcctgctcctttgatgctacctgacctgctgcgcttttccagcaacacatttttaagcgtTGACTGTCCCTCCCTCCTATCACTGTCACTCCTCCCATATTACTTATTGACTGTCACTCACTCCTGTAGTACTGACAGACTATCACTCCCCTTGTATTATTAACTGACTCACTTGTATATTACTCACAAATTGTCACTCCCCCGTATTACTCAGTGACTGTCACTCCCCCTGTATTGCTCACTGACTCTTACTCACCCTATATTACTCACTGACTGCCGCCCCCTCCCGTATTACCCACTGACTGTCATTCCCTTCTATATTACTCACTTTCCCTATAATGCTGACGGTCACCCCCCCATTACTCACTGAATGCCACTCCCCCAGTATTACTCACTGACAGTCACTCCCCCTATATTGCTCAATGACTGTCACTCCCTCCTGTATTACTCACTAAATGCCACTTTCCCCGATATTACTCACTGAATGTCACTCCCCAGCCCCCCTCGTCGTATTACTCACTGACTGTCACTTCCCCGGATTGCTCACTGACTGTCACTCTCCCTGTATTGCTCACTGTTTCCTGACAGCGGCCCGATGTTACAgctgctgctcctgctgctgACATCGAGCCTCGGTCTTGCTGCTACCTCCAGACCGGGGGTGGTGCTGATCTTGGCCGATGACCTCGGATACGGCGACCCGGGCTGCTTCGGGCACCCGAGCTCCCAAACTCCGAACCTGGACTGGCTGGCGGCGGAGGGCAGGAGATTCAGCGACTTCTACAGCGCGGCCAGTGTCTGCAGCCCGTCTCGGTGAGGCCAGAACCTTCGGGAGAGCGAGTGGATCTGTAATCTGTGTTGATTCGTTTACCATTATCTCATATTTACTAACTAATTTGCAACGATTTACACACAACAATCTTATGCAGTAATTGATTAACTTGCAATAATCTACATTACTAATGTAACCATCTACAGTACTTAAATCTAGTATTATGTATTGGTTAAAATATAATAATATTCAGACGTGCAGTAACCGGCATTAATTAATATAACATGACTCCATTCTTATAGCACTATCTAGATTTTAAAACATCCCAATTCTGTATTTGTAAAGTATAAGCTTGTCGGAGATACAATGACCAAATTGTGCACAGCGAGATCTGGTAGTCAGCAGCCTACTAACAACTGAATAATCTCTTTGTGGCTTCAGTTAAGGGTCAAATATTTGCCTGAATGCCAGGGTGAATTAGCCAGCTCTTTATGCTGACAAAGAAGCCACTTCAATttacaaaggagcagtgctccaaagcttatgatttcaaataaatccattggactatatataacctggtgtcgcatgactttgtccatcccagcccAGTATCGTAGTTCTTCTATGCGCAGTGGTGAAGCATATTTTATAGCACGTGACACTTTAATATAACTTTTTAAAGTCAGCACCTCTTACAATATGACATGCTATTGATGAAGTACGATATGCTAGAACGTAATCTGCAATGAATAAATTGCATTAATTAATTGCGGTGACTAAATTCAATAATCTACATTATATAATACACAACAAATAATGGTTGAAGATCTCTCTTTACCTCTTATACTGTTTGAAGTGACTGGTGTACTGTACTTTGGGCCTATAATGGGGTTTCCTGGTATTTTATTATGAGGAACTAATGTAGGCACTTATTTATATATTGCTCAGTAATTTTCATGTTTTGCTTCCCCCTCTTAGGGCAGCTTTGCTCACAGGCCGCTACCCCACTCGGTCAGGGATTTATCCAGGTGTTTTCTACCCTGCGTCAAAGGGTGGTCTTCCACTAAATGAAACCACCATCGCTGAGCTGCTAAAACAGCAAGGATACCAAACAGCAATGGTGGGTAAGTGGCATTTGGGCTATGGGCTCAATGGGAGCTACTTACCCATCCATCAGGGTTTTGATAAATTCTTGGGCATCCCCTACTCCCATGATCAGGGGCCCTGCCAGAACTTGACGTGTTTCCCACCAGATACCAAGTGTTTTGGAGAGTGTGACCAAGGTGTGGTCCTTCTGCCCGTATTCAAGAATAACAAGATTATCCAACAGCCGGTCCACTTTACCAAGCTCACTCCAATGTATGATAACTTTGCAAGACACTTCATTCTGAAAGCAGCAAAGAAGCAGAAGCCATTCTTCCTTTACTATGCATCACATGTGAGTACAGCCTCTCCATGGCACCTTTGGCAAAATTTCAAGTTGATATAACATATCAAAATCTCAAAGTTAAAATTATCATCCTTGTATTCAAATACTTCTCTGGCCTTGCTACTCCTAATCTACTTCACTACAGTCTGCCAGTTCTGGTCTTTTGCATATGTTTAATTTTCATATCTCCATCACTGCAGACTATCTTCAACTGATTAGCTCCTAAGATCTGCGCTTTTCTTCCTCAACCTTGCCATCTCTCTAACACTTGCTTCTCCTTTGTGAAACTCCTTAAAACTAAGCCtttcatgcttttttaaaaaaattcagtcatgggatgcaAATGTTACGAGCAAGGtccacatttattgctcatccctaattgcccttgagaaggtggcagtgagttgccttcttgaacgtCTGCAGTCTTTTAATGTAGGGCCACTCTTAGTACCATTGAGGAGGGCGTTCCAAATACATGTCataatattttcttttgtgtCTCAATGGTGAATAACATGCTTGTGAACATTACCAAAAGTTTCTAAGAGGGACTGAGCAATACATTACATTTCCTATTGATATGTGGAGTCTAGACATAACAGTGTCCTTAATAATTGAACAAATTCAAAAATTGAGTCTGCACACGAATGTTCCCATTTGCTACCACCGGTCATAATATTCTTCTGACGTGTTGCTCTCAaatgctctgtattcctgttgttgGTCAACTTCACTAATGGGCAATTCCCTTTGCCATGCTGTGGTGATTTGCATAGATGCTCAGGGACTTCGCAATCGATCTTTCCAACAGGCATTGCACAGCGAGCTCTCACTAACATAATTTATGAATGTGTAGAAACCACCTGCTACTAATTCCtgatgttctgtttctctttgtagCATACCCACTATCCCCAATTTGCTAGCGCTGATTTCGCTGGAAAATCCAAGAGGGGTCCTCTAGGAGATGCATTGATGGAATTTG of the Chiloscyllium plagiosum isolate BGI_BamShark_2017 chromosome 23, ASM401019v2, whole genome shotgun sequence genome contains:
- the arsa gene encoding arylsulfatase A, with product MLQLLLLLLTSSLGLAATSRPGVVLILADDLGYGDPGCFGHPSSQTPNLDWLAAEGRRFSDFYSAASVCSPSRAALLTGRYPTRSGIYPGVFYPASKGGLPLNETTIAELLKQQGYQTAMVGKWHLGYGLNGSYLPIHQGFDKFLGIPYSHDQGPCQNLTCFPPDTKCFGECDQGVVLLPVFKNNKIIQQPVHFTKLTPMYDNFARHFILKAAKKQKPFFLYYASHHTHYPQFASADFAGKSKRGPLGDALMEFDASVGVILNALRKAGVENNTLVFFTSDNGPELRRQTRGGNAGLLKCGKGTTYDGGMREPAIAYWPGRITPGVTHELASTLDILPTVASISGAKLPQVKLDGYDMSDILFNNGKSKRETMFYYPVARSKELGVFAVRYGKYKAHYYTEGSILSDTSPDESCHWSAPVMRHIPPLLFDLEADPSENYRLSCYELPTFASIIEQIQNETVKFESGMEFGESQMERGLDPELEPCIKPGCEPRPQCCQQT